One Lysinibacillus sp. OF-1 DNA segment encodes these proteins:
- a CDS encoding aminotransferase class I/II-fold pyridoxal phosphate-dependent enzyme, which translates to MKQRIETSLIHAGVRDGYGNKKGAVNVPMYLSSTFHQESMDEFGEYDYARSGNPTRDALEKAVTELEGGVRAHAFSSGIAAVSAALMLLSQGDHIVMTEDVYGGTYRFVTKVLPRFGISHTFVDFTDLAAVEAAITPATKLLYMETPSNPTLGITDIRGVVALAKQHQCLTFLDNTFMTPLHQRPLELGVDVVIHSATKFLSGHSDIIAGLTVTADDKLGQELYFIQNSFGNILGVQDSFTLLQNIKTTDVRFSRSAESAQKIATFLTTNPLVEQVYYPGLASHPGYDIHQRQSTSGGAVLSFRLPNYAAAKALVEAMTIPVFAVSLGGVESILSYPAKMSHAAMEPEERAKRGITDGLLRFSVGLEHVDDLIADFAQALEIVAKA; encoded by the coding sequence ATGAAGCAACGTATTGAAACGAGCCTCATTCATGCAGGTGTTCGTGATGGCTATGGTAATAAAAAAGGGGCTGTCAATGTTCCCATGTATCTGTCCTCTACCTTCCATCAAGAAAGTATGGATGAGTTTGGAGAATATGATTATGCTCGCTCAGGCAACCCTACGAGAGACGCATTAGAAAAAGCTGTGACAGAACTTGAAGGTGGTGTTCGCGCTCATGCCTTTTCTTCGGGCATTGCAGCGGTATCAGCAGCGTTAATGCTGTTATCCCAAGGGGACCATATCGTCATGACCGAGGATGTTTATGGTGGAACCTATCGTTTTGTGACAAAGGTGTTACCACGCTTTGGGATTTCCCATACATTTGTAGATTTCACGGATCTAGCAGCAGTAGAAGCAGCAATAACGCCAGCTACGAAGCTGCTTTATATGGAAACACCATCAAATCCGACATTAGGCATCACAGATATTCGTGGCGTGGTGGCACTAGCGAAACAACACCAATGTCTGACATTTTTAGATAATACCTTTATGACACCGTTACACCAACGTCCACTAGAACTTGGAGTTGATGTCGTCATTCATAGTGCAACTAAGTTCTTATCTGGTCATTCTGATATTATTGCTGGCTTAACAGTTACAGCAGATGACAAGCTAGGACAAGAGCTATACTTTATCCAAAATTCTTTTGGCAATATTTTAGGTGTACAAGATTCTTTCACACTGCTACAAAATATCAAAACAACAGATGTGCGCTTTAGTCGCTCTGCTGAATCTGCACAAAAAATTGCAACATTTTTAACTACAAATCCACTGGTTGAGCAAGTCTACTATCCTGGACTTGCCTCACATCCAGGGTATGACATTCATCAGCGCCAAAGTACAAGTGGTGGGGCTGTTTTGTCTTTCCGTTTACCGAATTATGCAGCCGCAAAAGCATTAGTCGAAGCAATGACAATTCCTGTTTTCGCGGTCTCTCTTGGGGGTGTGGAATCAATTCTTTCCTACCCAGCAAAGATGAGTCATGCTGCTATGGAGCCTGAGGAGCGTGCAAAACGCGGCATCACAGATGGACTTTTACGATTTTCAGTGGGACTTGAGCATGTAGATGATTTAATCGCTGATTTTGCACAAGCCTTAGAGATTGTGGCCAAGGCTTGA
- a CDS encoding lytic transglycosylase domain-containing protein, with protein sequence MTKKKNNKAMLSPATKLGMIALLIPVAITVYVLTFFAWKELQTLPIFEKLAQQKAIEEIQQHFDMDIPEKYIPVYVAAEEKYGVPWTLLAAHHRIETRFSTVKSMVSSAGAEGHMQFMPCTFVGWQHPTCSGLGKGNITKAELMNPETIAKYGGYGVDANGDGIADPYDIEDAVFSAANYLAKYGAAKGNIKKAVYQYNHSEEYVENVLYYYQLYNNYHDELRATVLLNEAK encoded by the coding sequence ATGACAAAGAAAAAGAACAACAAAGCCATGTTATCACCCGCTACAAAATTGGGTATGATAGCATTATTGATTCCCGTTGCGATAACGGTGTATGTCCTGACATTTTTTGCGTGGAAGGAACTTCAAACATTACCGATTTTCGAAAAGCTTGCACAGCAAAAGGCAATCGAGGAGATTCAACAACATTTCGATATGGACATTCCAGAGAAATACATTCCGGTATATGTAGCAGCGGAGGAGAAATATGGTGTGCCATGGACATTGCTTGCTGCACATCATCGAATTGAAACGAGATTTTCTACAGTGAAATCAATGGTTTCATCTGCCGGGGCAGAAGGGCATATGCAATTTATGCCGTGCACGTTCGTTGGCTGGCAGCATCCTACTTGTTCAGGACTAGGAAAAGGAAACATCACGAAGGCTGAATTAATGAATCCAGAGACAATTGCTAAATATGGAGGATATGGCGTAGACGCGAATGGGGATGGTATAGCCGATCCCTATGATATTGAGGATGCGGTATTTAGTGCAGCTAATTATTTAGCTAAATACGGAGCTGCCAAAGGTAATATTAAGAAAGCTGTGTATCAATACAATCATAGTGAAGAATATGTAGAAAATGTATTGTATTACTACCAATTGTATAATAATTATCACGATGAACTCCGAGCAACCGTTTTACTAAATGAAGCAAAATAA
- a CDS encoding YpzG family protein, protein MSRFEQLDPKSQKIHRNWSRIKRSKSQVNGETEITLHNRLLRSEAKARQF, encoded by the coding sequence ATGAGTAGGTTCGAACAATTAGATCCAAAATCTCAAAAAATCCACCGCAACTGGTCAAGGATTAAGCGATCCAAATCGCAAGTAAATGGTGAAACGGAGATAACTCTCCATAATCGCCTCTTGCGAAGTGAAGCAAAGGCCCGTCAGTTTTAA
- a CDS encoding GNAT family N-acetyltransferase has protein sequence MLTFIIRQMLENDITFVQEIARTSWHHTYEGIIPRDIQDRFLQMAYSSNRLTQRFTTSLFLVAIVDESLVGFANFSNVTHGEAELLAIYLHPDSQGSGIGSALLQRGLNMLPSLSSLFVCVAKENTIGMHFYQAKGFEKLVEFDECFDGYPLKTVKMVKQHEKG, from the coding sequence GTGTTGACATTTATTATACGACAGATGCTAGAAAATGACATTACTTTTGTACAAGAAATTGCTAGAACAAGCTGGCACCATACATATGAAGGAATCATCCCTCGTGATATTCAAGATCGCTTTTTACAAATGGCGTATAGCAGTAACCGTTTAACACAGCGCTTCACTACTAGCCTATTTTTAGTCGCAATCGTCGATGAATCGCTAGTAGGCTTTGCTAATTTCTCAAATGTTACACATGGTGAGGCAGAGCTGCTTGCCATTTACTTGCATCCTGATAGCCAGGGGAGTGGTATCGGTTCAGCTCTTTTACAAAGAGGGCTAAACATGCTTCCCAGCCTATCGTCATTATTTGTTTGTGTAGCAAAAGAAAATACAATTGGTATGCATTTTTATCAGGCAAAGGGGTTCGAAAAGCTAGTAGAATTCGATGAGTGTTTCGATGGTTATCCGCTTAAAACAGTGAAAATGGTGAAACAACATGAAAAAGGATAA
- a CDS encoding NUDIX hydrolase produces MQVVEKAFGYITREHEEQLQVLVFEQNSVGAGIQVPKGTVEEGETPLEAVKREMLEETGLTTLVVQRLIAQDYFNHPSGILQKRYFYHLTSDETQDSWQHHPTGLNEADLIFSFYWISAEQEALLAKGHGDYLYRVLGKVKN; encoded by the coding sequence ATGCAAGTAGTGGAAAAAGCATTTGGCTATATTACGAGAGAGCATGAAGAACAATTACAAGTGCTCGTATTTGAACAGAATTCAGTTGGTGCAGGTATTCAAGTGCCCAAAGGTACAGTAGAAGAGGGCGAAACACCTTTAGAAGCTGTGAAGCGTGAAATGTTGGAGGAGACTGGTCTAACAACACTTGTCGTTCAGAGGTTAATTGCACAGGACTATTTTAATCATCCGTCAGGTATTTTACAGAAACGTTATTTTTATCATTTAACATCCGATGAAACACAAGATTCATGGCAACATCATCCAACGGGCTTAAATGAAGCGGATTTAATTTTTTCATTTTATTGGATTTCTGCTGAGCAAGAAGCGCTACTAGCAAAGGGGCATGGTGATTATTTATACCGTGTGTTAGGAAAGGTGAAAAATTGA
- a CDS encoding AraC family transcriptional regulator — MKLSDHILLWNHAYIKIMDVRLTMMEQGEDFGPYRLPTSAFLYTKRGNAQIWLDKNRHLVHPFHVLHAGKGVDVEIVAEKEFEYFMIFYKAILPLPHRQEMVALMENHNPFHYQYAFVPAHPLALLDRAEQMKIVWQQAHDKELKNLHIKSLFYQFIYELLRQMHGQGIHPVKPDMVAQAVRYIEEHAHMPLTLDIIAQELGCSIGYLSKLFKEKMHTSPIHYLGEMRVNKAAALLVQTDATLQEIAEHVGYPDGHSLSRSFKRYKGVSPAQFKVAWRQKRQLEDEELPLWKRRYAILPKQFECYIDDEIENHYQRKGVNEMSKYKNMKVKAMTLFMCLSLLLAACSNTNGASSSTNQVESQANSGQEAVQEGKTRIVSTPRGDVEIPAQPQRVAADQYMGQLLKLGIIPVGVREGMLTEGWIEKAGIPQETLAKIENLGGFPMNPEKLIMLEPDLIIGSIEKNIEQYEKIGSTVFIPYWEELSTAGPLEKFRRIAEVFGKEQEAELWIEEYEQRVEDARKQIDGIIKEGETVSVVQLSPTGLFVLAAEGGNYGSNTIYQMLKLPPTEQALNMKEGFENISLEVLPQYLGDHVFVYVNSQEDAEEILNSPIWQGAPAVKNGNVYMYGEFDDEFVMEDPYSLDLQLEKIVKVLLEKKIKSK; from the coding sequence ATGAAATTAAGTGATCATATACTTTTATGGAATCACGCATACATCAAAATTATGGATGTACGATTGACAATGATGGAGCAGGGAGAGGATTTTGGTCCCTATCGATTGCCGACCAGTGCCTTTCTCTATACAAAAAGAGGGAATGCTCAAATCTGGCTGGATAAAAACAGACATCTGGTACACCCGTTTCACGTCCTGCATGCAGGAAAAGGGGTGGATGTAGAGATTGTAGCGGAGAAAGAGTTTGAATACTTTATGATTTTCTATAAGGCAATACTTCCGTTACCTCATCGCCAAGAAATGGTAGCCTTGATGGAAAATCATAATCCTTTCCACTATCAATATGCTTTTGTGCCAGCTCATCCTCTTGCATTACTTGACAGAGCAGAGCAGATGAAGATAGTTTGGCAACAGGCCCATGACAAAGAGCTGAAAAATTTACATATAAAATCATTATTCTATCAATTTATCTATGAATTATTGCGGCAAATGCATGGACAGGGAATTCATCCCGTAAAGCCAGATATGGTGGCGCAGGCAGTTCGCTATATAGAGGAACATGCGCATATGCCTCTAACACTAGACATCATAGCGCAAGAGTTAGGCTGTAGCATTGGTTATTTATCAAAACTGTTTAAAGAAAAAATGCATACAAGCCCGATTCATTATTTAGGTGAAATGCGTGTCAATAAAGCAGCGGCATTACTCGTGCAAACAGATGCTACGTTGCAGGAAATTGCGGAGCATGTCGGTTATCCTGACGGTCATTCCTTGAGCCGAAGCTTTAAACGATACAAGGGTGTATCTCCAGCACAATTTAAAGTGGCATGGAGGCAAAAGCGGCAACTGGAAGATGAAGAATTGCCACTTTGGAAAAGAAGATATGCTATTCTCCCAAAACAATTCGAGTGTTATATTGATGATGAAATTGAAAATCATTATCAACGAAAGGGAGTAAATGAAATGTCGAAGTACAAAAATATGAAAGTAAAGGCTATGACGTTGTTTATGTGCCTATCATTGCTGCTAGCAGCATGCTCAAATACAAATGGAGCCTCATCATCGACAAATCAAGTGGAATCACAAGCGAATAGTGGACAAGAGGCTGTACAAGAAGGAAAGACAAGAATTGTTTCGACGCCTAGAGGTGATGTAGAAATTCCAGCTCAGCCACAGCGTGTAGCGGCTGATCAATATATGGGGCAGCTTTTAAAGTTAGGAATTATTCCAGTTGGTGTCCGCGAAGGCATGTTAACGGAAGGTTGGATTGAGAAAGCGGGGATTCCTCAAGAAACGCTCGCTAAAATCGAGAATTTAGGTGGCTTCCCAATGAATCCTGAAAAACTCATTATGCTAGAGCCCGATTTAATCATTGGGTCGATTGAGAAAAATATTGAACAATATGAAAAAATCGGCTCTACTGTTTTTATTCCTTACTGGGAAGAGCTTTCGACGGCAGGGCCGTTAGAAAAATTTAGAAGAATTGCTGAGGTATTTGGAAAAGAGCAAGAAGCTGAGTTATGGATAGAAGAATATGAACAGAGGGTAGAAGATGCTCGAAAACAAATCGATGGCATCATTAAAGAAGGTGAAACGGTATCAGTCGTGCAATTAAGCCCTACAGGTTTATTTGTGTTAGCTGCTGAGGGAGGGAATTATGGTAGTAACACCATTTATCAGATGTTGAAATTACCTCCAACAGAGCAAGCTTTAAACATGAAAGAGGGCTTTGAAAATATCTCATTAGAGGTATTGCCACAGTATTTAGGCGATCATGTATTTGTCTATGTCAATTCGCAAGAAGATGCAGAAGAAATTTTGAATAGTCCGATTTGGCAGGGAGCACCTGCTGTTAAAAATGGCAATGTTTATATGTATGGTGAGTTCGATGATGAGTTTGTCATGGAAGATCCTTACTCTTTAGACCTACAACTTGAGAAAATTGTCAAAGTTTTATTGGAGAAAAAAATAAAAAGCAAGTAA
- a CDS encoding GlsB/YeaQ/YmgE family stress response membrane protein, producing the protein MISFIWYLIIGGILGWLAGVILGKDVPGGIIGNIIAGIVGSWIGSMVLGNWGWRVSDFYVFPALIGAVVLIFIVSLILKGMRKAT; encoded by the coding sequence ATGATTAGTTTCATTTGGTATTTAATCATCGGAGGAATTCTTGGATGGTTAGCTGGCGTAATTTTAGGTAAAGATGTACCTGGTGGCATCATCGGGAATATTATTGCAGGGATTGTTGGTTCTTGGATCGGTAGTATGGTTTTAGGGAACTGGGGTTGGAGAGTAAGTGATTTCTACGTGTTCCCAGCACTGATCGGTGCCGTTGTGTTGATCTTTATCGTCAGCCTTATTTTAAAAGGTATGCGTAAAGCAACTTAA
- a CDS encoding methionine biosynthesis PLP-dependent protein, producing MTLNRSIETKLVQLGNLSDPITGAVSPPIHLSTAYKHAGIGESTGFDYTRTKNPTRALLEEGIADLEGGDMGFACSSGMAAIQLVLSLFKPGDELVVPDDLYGGTYRLFNFFQETYNIKPVYSKFESVEQVEALITENTRALFIETPTNPLMQEFDLQVYAELAHKHGAWLIVDNTFYTPYFQRPIELGADIVLHSATKYIGGHNDVLAGLVVAKGKELSERIGFIHNGSGMVLGAMDSWLLIRGLKTLHLRLKQHDANAKAIAAYLEEEALVTDVLYTGKGGMLSFRLQKPEWIDPFLRHLKLITFAESLGGVESFITYPATQTHADMPYEERVERGVCDRLLRFSVGIEEAEDLIADLQQVFDILRKEA from the coding sequence ATGACATTAAACAGAAGTATTGAAACAAAACTTGTACAACTAGGAAATTTAAGTGACCCCATAACAGGTGCTGTGAGCCCGCCGATCCATTTATCGACTGCTTATAAACATGCTGGAATTGGGGAATCTACTGGCTTTGACTATACACGTACAAAAAATCCTACACGTGCTCTTTTAGAAGAAGGGATTGCTGATTTAGAGGGGGGCGATATGGGCTTTGCCTGTAGTTCAGGGATGGCTGCTATTCAATTGGTGTTATCCTTATTTAAACCAGGCGATGAGTTAGTCGTGCCTGATGATTTATATGGCGGTACCTATAGACTATTTAACTTCTTCCAAGAAACCTATAATATCAAGCCTGTTTATTCAAAGTTTGAATCGGTTGAACAGGTGGAAGCATTAATAACTGAAAATACTCGTGCGTTATTCATTGAAACCCCAACAAATCCACTTATGCAGGAATTCGATTTACAAGTGTATGCAGAGTTAGCCCATAAACATGGAGCCTGGTTAATTGTAGATAATACCTTCTATACACCATACTTCCAACGCCCTATCGAATTAGGGGCAGACATTGTCCTTCACTCTGCTACAAAATATATCGGTGGTCATAATGATGTTTTAGCTGGTTTAGTTGTGGCTAAAGGTAAGGAATTATCTGAACGCATTGGCTTTATTCATAATGGCAGTGGTATGGTGCTAGGCGCTATGGATTCGTGGTTACTTATTCGCGGTTTAAAAACTTTACATCTCCGATTAAAACAGCATGATGCAAATGCAAAAGCCATTGCTGCTTATTTAGAGGAAGAAGCATTAGTGACTGATGTACTTTATACAGGAAAAGGTGGCATGCTGTCATTCCGCTTGCAAAAACCTGAGTGGATTGACCCATTCCTTCGTCACTTAAAGTTAATTACTTTTGCTGAAAGTCTTGGCGGTGTGGAAAGCTTTATTACATATCCTGCCACACAAACACATGCAGATATGCCATATGAAGAGCGTGTTGAACGTGGCGTTTGTGATCGTTTACTTCGATTCTCTGTCGGTATTGAGGAAGCAGAAGATTTAATTGCAGACTTACAACAAGTATTCGATATCCTAAGAAAGGAGGCATAA
- a CDS encoding YwqG family protein: MSNTEKWNKWLKDYGLAHKAEQIAAYTRSSIRMVAKQNADEEIPIGHSKIGGCPDVPTDFVWPYTNDKRPLYFLCQLHVKDIKPYDTNNLLPTDGLLSFFYDAAEQPWGYDPKDYDGFNVFYFTEPVSSLTRIKIPAILLKHGDIASASLQFKNEWTLPPWESPFWDDLEETLTEEEADNLRDLAYESMEEADANGAVHRIDGFPDAIQGDMYLQCQLVSNGLYCGDSTGYNDPLRRELEAGATDWRLLLQLDSEEELGYMWGDSGRLYFWIREDDCQKTRFDQTWVVLQCF, from the coding sequence TTGAGCAACACAGAAAAATGGAACAAATGGTTGAAAGACTATGGGTTAGCACATAAGGCTGAGCAAATAGCAGCTTATACTAGAAGCTCTATACGTATGGTAGCTAAGCAAAATGCTGATGAAGAAATTCCGATTGGCCATTCAAAAATAGGTGGCTGTCCGGATGTTCCCACAGATTTTGTGTGGCCATATACGAACGATAAGAGACCGTTGTATTTCCTTTGCCAACTACATGTAAAGGATATCAAACCTTACGATACCAACAATTTATTACCTACAGATGGATTATTGTCCTTTTTCTATGATGCAGCCGAGCAACCATGGGGATACGATCCGAAAGACTATGATGGCTTCAATGTTTTCTATTTCACAGAACCAGTTAGTAGCCTTACAAGAATAAAAATACCTGCTATCTTACTCAAACATGGCGACATTGCCAGTGCAAGTCTGCAGTTTAAAAATGAATGGACACTCCCGCCCTGGGAATCTCCATTTTGGGATGATTTAGAAGAAACTCTAACGGAAGAGGAAGCAGATAATTTGAGAGACCTTGCATATGAATCGATGGAAGAAGCTGATGCAAATGGAGCCGTTCATCGCATAGACGGTTTTCCAGATGCTATTCAAGGGGATATGTACTTACAATGTCAGCTTGTCTCCAATGGCTTATATTGTGGCGATTCAACTGGCTATAATGATCCCCTTCGAAGGGAATTAGAGGCTGGGGCAACAGACTGGCGATTATTGCTTCAACTTGATTCAGAAGAAGAGCTTGGATATATGTGGGGAGATAGCGGTAGATTGTATTTTTGGATTCGTGAGGATGATTGCCAAAAGACCCGCTTTGATCAGACATGGGTTGTCTTACAATGCTTTTAA
- a CDS encoding DUF3784 domain-containing protein, whose protein sequence is MSIFVYGIIMLLFLTFAIVLSQGKGAFLIAGFNTMPEEEKKQYDEQALARFMGKMMYGYCFCVLLWILNELFHTQWLFFSIGLVLFVALTIFLMIYVNTGNRFKK, encoded by the coding sequence ATGAGTATCTTTGTATATGGAATTATCATGCTGCTATTTCTGACCTTTGCCATTGTGCTGTCCCAAGGGAAAGGAGCGTTTTTAATCGCAGGATTTAATACGATGCCAGAAGAAGAAAAAAAGCAGTATGATGAGCAAGCATTGGCGAGATTTATGGGGAAAATGATGTATGGCTACTGCTTTTGTGTGCTTTTATGGATTCTTAATGAACTTTTTCATACACAGTGGTTATTTTTTAGTATCGGACTTGTTCTTTTCGTAGCATTGACGATCTTTTTAATGATCTATGTGAACACAGGCAATCGTTTCAAAAAATAA
- the mscL gene encoding large conductance mechanosensitive channel protein MscL — MWKDFKEFAMKGNIVDLAVAVVIGGAFGKIVTSLVENIIMPLVGILTGGVDLTKSFVFGSGEAQVNLGVFLQSIIDFLIIAFAIFMALRIMTKLTRKKEEAVVEEPAPELDAKEELLKEIRDLLKKEQA, encoded by the coding sequence TTGTGGAAAGACTTTAAAGAATTTGCAATGAAAGGCAATATTGTCGATCTAGCAGTAGCAGTAGTCATCGGTGGTGCTTTCGGTAAAATTGTTACCTCCTTAGTTGAAAATATCATTATGCCATTAGTTGGTATTTTAACAGGTGGTGTTGATTTAACAAAGAGCTTTGTTTTTGGCTCTGGTGAAGCCCAAGTCAATTTAGGTGTATTTCTACAATCAATTATTGATTTTTTAATTATTGCATTTGCCATTTTTATGGCGCTCCGAATTATGACGAAGCTTACACGTAAAAAAGAAGAAGCAGTCGTTGAAGAGCCAGCTCCTGAATTAGATGCAAAAGAAGAGCTCCTCAAAGAAATTCGTGATTTACTCAAAAAAGAACAAGCCTAA
- a CDS encoding cupin domain-containing protein codes for MQFISYTQDLAKQIHQYQSNNAFYRNIMKTEEPVNIGFIYIEPNGVVGMHEAPVPQLFIVMHGEGWVRGEDDEKITIKSGQGVLWHQGQAHESGSTTGLTALVIQAEHIHLT; via the coding sequence ATGCAATTCATCTCATATACACAAGATTTAGCGAAGCAAATTCATCAATATCAATCAAACAATGCATTTTATCGGAACATTATGAAAACAGAAGAGCCAGTGAATATCGGTTTCATCTATATTGAGCCAAATGGGGTAGTTGGTATGCATGAAGCCCCTGTTCCTCAGCTTTTTATCGTGATGCATGGCGAAGGCTGGGTTCGTGGTGAAGATGATGAAAAAATCACCATAAAATCTGGACAGGGTGTACTTTGGCATCAAGGGCAGGCGCATGAATCTGGTAGTACGACAGGCTTGACAGCACTTGTGATCCAAGCTGAGCATATACATCTTACATAA